The Eurosta solidaginis isolate ZX-2024a chromosome 4, ASM4086904v1, whole genome shotgun sequence genome includes a window with the following:
- the UbcE2H gene encoding ubiquitin-conjugating enzyme E2 H, whose protein sequence is MSSPSAGKRRMDNDVIKLIESKHEVTILGGLNEFHVKFFGPHGTPYEGGVWKVRVYLPDNYPFKSPSIGFVNKIYHPNIDESSGTVCLDVINQAWTALYDLSNIFESFLPQLLTYPNPVDPLNRDAAALYLHEPEEYHRKVADYVQRYATEEALRAAQQERESSDSESSMSDYSEDEARDMEL, encoded by the coding sequence ATGTCATCACCTAGCGCTGGCAAACGTCGTATGGACAATGACGTCATTAAACTCATTGAATCTAAACATGAAGTCACCATATTGGGTGGACTTAATGAATTCCATGTCAAATTCTTCGGACCACATGGGACACCGTACGAGGGTGGGGTATGGAAAGTGCGTGTCTACCTGCCCGACAATTATCCATTCAAATCGCCAAGTATAGGATTTGTCAATAAGATTTATCATCCAAATATCGATGAATCATCGGGCACAGTTTGTTTGGATGTAATCAATCAAGCTTGGACAGCATTATATGATCTCTCAAATATATTCGAATCATTTTTACCACAATTATTGACATATCCAAATCCGGTTGATCCGCTGAATCGTGATGCAGCGGCGTTATATTTACACGAACCGGAGGAATATCATCGAAAAGTGGCTGATTATGTACAACGTTATGCTACCGAAGAGGCGTTGCGTGCGGCGCAACAAGAACGCGAGAGTAGCGATAGTGAATCGAGCATGTCGGATTATAGTGAAGATGAGGCCAGAGATATGGAATTATAA